In Cheilinus undulatus linkage group 16, ASM1832078v1, whole genome shotgun sequence, one DNA window encodes the following:
- the LOC121523236 gene encoding T-cell differentiation antigen CD6-like isoform X4: MNLKYILIIQLSCLCRASPNSTQTDSAHVQVRAEDEESDSDPLIHRLTSKCHFTFMMSGNRRSDVVAFTADSMDTLVEQICQDLECGSVYRVTNSSSPANISCFDDCYYEDGRLKNCSQTFAENCTVISEAVCGHHVARLSGGSDRCAGRVELWRNGRWGTVCDDQWDLRDADVVCAQLGCGYAINVTGQGGLFSRGKGPVHLDELNCTGKEEHLWACPSAQEESDCGHKEDAGVVCSEMRAVRLTGGLDRCSGKVEVHRNGSWGTVCDNCWNSKLASIVCSMLQCGERPKQYSQFKPPLTHNKGTQWYYQCYSNDQSLWQCREINNRPFLCASSKASGVICEGSLGFPNATTASPVYPAVTTPATKVKPTASPRFSLLLIGLVCSIAVSLFLFVILVINTTLCCHYRRTNVILLQQTSTKPGLSSEHHYNNYQDSVNLVKVTANTANTANTDDSQRYKTDVTSLMKPAGLESLCEEGPDPENEVMGAFTGRNGKPVDAQYARVSKISVDSFDTSSTSSEEYENTNTGSVLVTPELEQTGNNHHLSEQSRHLRSQADGEDEPVYSPVSPDPNPSTDDDYDDIDCLP, from the exons ATGAATCTGAAATACATTTTGATCATCCAGCTGAGCTGTCTGTGTCGAG cCTCACCAAACTCCACTCAAACAGACTCAGCTCATGTCCAGGTGAGAGCTGAGGATGAGGAATCAGACA GTGACCCTCTCATTCACAGACTCACCAGTAAATGTCACTTCACATTCATGATGTCTGGAAACAGGAGAAGTGATGTGGTGGCTTTCACAGCAGACTCCATGGACACCTTAGTTGAACAGATCTGTCAGGATCTTGAGTGTGGCAGCGTCTATCGTGTGACTAACAGCAGCTCACCTGCTAACATCAGCTGCTTTGATGACTGTTATTACGAAGATGGCCGACTGAAAAACTGTTCACAGACTTTTGCAGAAAACTGCACAGTGATTTCTGAAGCTGTTTGTG GTCACCATGTCGCCCGGCTGTCAGGAGGGTCAGACCGCTGTGCTGGCCGGGTGGAGTTGTGGAGAAACGGCAGGTGGGGCACCGTTTGTGATGACCAGTGGGACCTGCGGGATGCTGACGTCGTCTGCGCCCAGTTGGGCTGCGGTTATGCTATAAATGTGACGGGACAGGGCGGCCTCTTCTCCCGAGGTAAAGGACCTGTCCACCTGGATGAGCTGAACTGTACGGGCAAAGAGGAACACCTGTGGGCCTGTCCGTCTGCACAGGAGGAATCCGACTGTGGACACAAAGAGGACGCTGGTGTCGTCTGCTCAG AGATGAGAGCGGTCAGACTCACTGGGGGTCTGGACCGCTGCTCTGGTAAAGTGGAGGTCCATCGTAACGGCAGCTGGGGAACAGTGTGTGATAACTGCTGGAATTCAAAGCTGGCCTCCATCGTCTGCTCCATGCTGCAGTGTGGGGAAAGACCAAAGCAGTACTCTCAGTTTAAACCTCCTCTCACTCACAACAAGGGGACACAATGGTACTATCAGTGTTATTCAAACGACCAGAGTCTGTGGCAGTGCAGGGAGATCAACAACAGACCTTTCCTGTGTGCTTCATCAAAGGCATCTGGTGTCATCTGTGAGG GTTCCCTCGGTTTTCCCAACGCAACCACGGCCAGCCCAGTTTATCCAGCTGTGACCACGCCAGCTACTa AAGTTAAGCCTACTGCCTCTCCTCGCTTCTCTCTCCTGTTGATTGGACTTGTGTGCTCCATCGCCGTGTCTCTGTTCCTCTTCGTGATTCTGGTCATAAACACGACGCTCTGCTGCCATTACAGAAGAACTAACG TGATACTGCTCCAGCAGACGAGCACCAAACCAGGATTGTCCTCTGAACATCACTACAACAACTACCAAGACTCTGTCAACCTCGTCAAGGTCACTGCTAAcacagctaacacagctaacacAGATG ACTCCCAGCGGTACAAAACAGATGTGACCTCTTTGATGAAGCCTGCAGGTCTTGAAAGCTTGTGTGAAGAGG gtccTGACCCTGAGAATGAAGTGATGGGAGCTTTTACTGGCCGTAATGGCAAACCCGTAGATGCTCAATACGCTCGAGTGTCAAAAATTTCAGTGGACTCATTTGATACCTCGAGTACGTCATCTGAAGAGTACGAGAACACAAACACCGGCTCCGTCCTGGTCACACCTG AACTGGAACAGACTGGCAATAATCATCATTTATCTGAACAATCAAGACACCTTCGAAGTCAAG ctgatggcgaAGATGAGCCAGTTTACTCGCCTGTGAGTCCCGACCCAAACCCTTCAACTGATGACGACTACGATGATATTGACTGTTTACCTTAA
- the LOC121523236 gene encoding T-cell differentiation antigen CD6-like isoform X1 has protein sequence MNLKYILIIQLSCLCRASPNSTQTDSAHVQVRAEDEESDSDPLIHRLTSKCHFTFMMSGNRRSDVVAFTADSMDTLVEQICQDLECGSVYRVTNSSSPANISCFDDCYYEDGRLKNCSQTFAENCTVISEAVCGHHVARLSGGSDRCAGRVELWRNGRWGTVCDDQWDLRDADVVCAQLGCGYAINVTGQGGLFSRGKGPVHLDELNCTGKEEHLWACPSAQEESDCGHKEDAGVVCSEMRAVRLTGGLDRCSGKVEVHRNGSWGTVCDNCWNSKLASIVCSMLQCGERPKQYSQFKPPLTHNKGTQWYYQCYSNDQSLWQCREINNRPFLCASSKASGVICEGSLGFPNATTASPVYPAVTTPATKVKPTASPRFSLLLIGLVCSIAVSLFLFVILVINTTLCCHYRRTNVILLQQTSTKPGLSSEHHYNNYQDSVNLVKVTANTANTANTDVPSNPRYFWTQLSSVDSTSVDTDYEQYEPNVEPSVPLSTFRNSQRYKTDVTSLMKPAGLESLCEEGPDPENEVMGAFTGRNGKPVDAQYARVSKISVDSFDTSSTSSEEYENTNTGSVLVTPELEQTGNNHHLSEQSRHLRSQADGEDEPVYSPVSPDPNPSTDDDYDDIDCLP, from the exons ATGAATCTGAAATACATTTTGATCATCCAGCTGAGCTGTCTGTGTCGAG cCTCACCAAACTCCACTCAAACAGACTCAGCTCATGTCCAGGTGAGAGCTGAGGATGAGGAATCAGACA GTGACCCTCTCATTCACAGACTCACCAGTAAATGTCACTTCACATTCATGATGTCTGGAAACAGGAGAAGTGATGTGGTGGCTTTCACAGCAGACTCCATGGACACCTTAGTTGAACAGATCTGTCAGGATCTTGAGTGTGGCAGCGTCTATCGTGTGACTAACAGCAGCTCACCTGCTAACATCAGCTGCTTTGATGACTGTTATTACGAAGATGGCCGACTGAAAAACTGTTCACAGACTTTTGCAGAAAACTGCACAGTGATTTCTGAAGCTGTTTGTG GTCACCATGTCGCCCGGCTGTCAGGAGGGTCAGACCGCTGTGCTGGCCGGGTGGAGTTGTGGAGAAACGGCAGGTGGGGCACCGTTTGTGATGACCAGTGGGACCTGCGGGATGCTGACGTCGTCTGCGCCCAGTTGGGCTGCGGTTATGCTATAAATGTGACGGGACAGGGCGGCCTCTTCTCCCGAGGTAAAGGACCTGTCCACCTGGATGAGCTGAACTGTACGGGCAAAGAGGAACACCTGTGGGCCTGTCCGTCTGCACAGGAGGAATCCGACTGTGGACACAAAGAGGACGCTGGTGTCGTCTGCTCAG AGATGAGAGCGGTCAGACTCACTGGGGGTCTGGACCGCTGCTCTGGTAAAGTGGAGGTCCATCGTAACGGCAGCTGGGGAACAGTGTGTGATAACTGCTGGAATTCAAAGCTGGCCTCCATCGTCTGCTCCATGCTGCAGTGTGGGGAAAGACCAAAGCAGTACTCTCAGTTTAAACCTCCTCTCACTCACAACAAGGGGACACAATGGTACTATCAGTGTTATTCAAACGACCAGAGTCTGTGGCAGTGCAGGGAGATCAACAACAGACCTTTCCTGTGTGCTTCATCAAAGGCATCTGGTGTCATCTGTGAGG GTTCCCTCGGTTTTCCCAACGCAACCACGGCCAGCCCAGTTTATCCAGCTGTGACCACGCCAGCTACTa AAGTTAAGCCTACTGCCTCTCCTCGCTTCTCTCTCCTGTTGATTGGACTTGTGTGCTCCATCGCCGTGTCTCTGTTCCTCTTCGTGATTCTGGTCATAAACACGACGCTCTGCTGCCATTACAGAAGAACTAACG TGATACTGCTCCAGCAGACGAGCACCAAACCAGGATTGTCCTCTGAACATCACTACAACAACTACCAAGACTCTGTCAACCTCGTCAAGGTCACTGCTAAcacagctaacacagctaacacAGATG TGCCTTCAAACCCCAGGTATTTCTGGACCCAGCTTAGTAGTGTTGACAGCACGTCAGTAGATACAGACTATGAGCAGTATGAGCCAAACGTTGAGCCGTCTGTCCCTTTATCAACCTTTCGCA ACTCCCAGCGGTACAAAACAGATGTGACCTCTTTGATGAAGCCTGCAGGTCTTGAAAGCTTGTGTGAAGAGG gtccTGACCCTGAGAATGAAGTGATGGGAGCTTTTACTGGCCGTAATGGCAAACCCGTAGATGCTCAATACGCTCGAGTGTCAAAAATTTCAGTGGACTCATTTGATACCTCGAGTACGTCATCTGAAGAGTACGAGAACACAAACACCGGCTCCGTCCTGGTCACACCTG AACTGGAACAGACTGGCAATAATCATCATTTATCTGAACAATCAAGACACCTTCGAAGTCAAG ctgatggcgaAGATGAGCCAGTTTACTCGCCTGTGAGTCCCGACCCAAACCCTTCAACTGATGACGACTACGATGATATTGACTGTTTACCTTAA
- the LOC121523236 gene encoding T-cell differentiation antigen CD6-like isoform X2, protein MNLKYILIIQLSCLCRASPNSTQTDSAHVQVRAEDEESDSDPLIHRLTSKCHFTFMMSGNRRSDVVAFTADSMDTLVEQICQDLECGSVYRVTNSSSPANISCFDDCYYEDGRLKNCSQTFAENCTVISEAVCGHHVARLSGGSDRCAGRVELWRNGRWGTVCDDQWDLRDADVVCAQLGCGYAINVTGQGGLFSRGKGPVHLDELNCTGKEEHLWACPSAQEESDCGHKEDAGVVCSEMRAVRLTGGLDRCSGKVEVHRNGSWGTVCDNCWNSKLASIVCSMLQCGERPKQYSQFKPPLTHNKGTQWYYQCYSNDQSLWQCREINNRPFLCASSKASGVICEGSLGFPNATTASPVYPAVTTPATIKPTASPRFSLLLIGLVCSIAVSLFLFVILVINTTLCCHYRRTNVILLQQTSTKPGLSSEHHYNNYQDSVNLVKVTANTANTANTDVPSNPRYFWTQLSSVDSTSVDTDYEQYEPNVEPSVPLSTFRNSQRYKTDVTSLMKPAGLESLCEEGPDPENEVMGAFTGRNGKPVDAQYARVSKISVDSFDTSSTSSEEYENTNTGSVLVTPELEQTGNNHHLSEQSRHLRSQADGEDEPVYSPVSPDPNPSTDDDYDDIDCLP, encoded by the exons ATGAATCTGAAATACATTTTGATCATCCAGCTGAGCTGTCTGTGTCGAG cCTCACCAAACTCCACTCAAACAGACTCAGCTCATGTCCAGGTGAGAGCTGAGGATGAGGAATCAGACA GTGACCCTCTCATTCACAGACTCACCAGTAAATGTCACTTCACATTCATGATGTCTGGAAACAGGAGAAGTGATGTGGTGGCTTTCACAGCAGACTCCATGGACACCTTAGTTGAACAGATCTGTCAGGATCTTGAGTGTGGCAGCGTCTATCGTGTGACTAACAGCAGCTCACCTGCTAACATCAGCTGCTTTGATGACTGTTATTACGAAGATGGCCGACTGAAAAACTGTTCACAGACTTTTGCAGAAAACTGCACAGTGATTTCTGAAGCTGTTTGTG GTCACCATGTCGCCCGGCTGTCAGGAGGGTCAGACCGCTGTGCTGGCCGGGTGGAGTTGTGGAGAAACGGCAGGTGGGGCACCGTTTGTGATGACCAGTGGGACCTGCGGGATGCTGACGTCGTCTGCGCCCAGTTGGGCTGCGGTTATGCTATAAATGTGACGGGACAGGGCGGCCTCTTCTCCCGAGGTAAAGGACCTGTCCACCTGGATGAGCTGAACTGTACGGGCAAAGAGGAACACCTGTGGGCCTGTCCGTCTGCACAGGAGGAATCCGACTGTGGACACAAAGAGGACGCTGGTGTCGTCTGCTCAG AGATGAGAGCGGTCAGACTCACTGGGGGTCTGGACCGCTGCTCTGGTAAAGTGGAGGTCCATCGTAACGGCAGCTGGGGAACAGTGTGTGATAACTGCTGGAATTCAAAGCTGGCCTCCATCGTCTGCTCCATGCTGCAGTGTGGGGAAAGACCAAAGCAGTACTCTCAGTTTAAACCTCCTCTCACTCACAACAAGGGGACACAATGGTACTATCAGTGTTATTCAAACGACCAGAGTCTGTGGCAGTGCAGGGAGATCAACAACAGACCTTTCCTGTGTGCTTCATCAAAGGCATCTGGTGTCATCTGTGAGG GTTCCCTCGGTTTTCCCAACGCAACCACGGCCAGCCCAGTTTATCCAGCTGTGACCACGCCAGCTACTa TTAAGCCTACTGCCTCTCCTCGCTTCTCTCTCCTGTTGATTGGACTTGTGTGCTCCATCGCCGTGTCTCTGTTCCTCTTCGTGATTCTGGTCATAAACACGACGCTCTGCTGCCATTACAGAAGAACTAACG TGATACTGCTCCAGCAGACGAGCACCAAACCAGGATTGTCCTCTGAACATCACTACAACAACTACCAAGACTCTGTCAACCTCGTCAAGGTCACTGCTAAcacagctaacacagctaacacAGATG TGCCTTCAAACCCCAGGTATTTCTGGACCCAGCTTAGTAGTGTTGACAGCACGTCAGTAGATACAGACTATGAGCAGTATGAGCCAAACGTTGAGCCGTCTGTCCCTTTATCAACCTTTCGCA ACTCCCAGCGGTACAAAACAGATGTGACCTCTTTGATGAAGCCTGCAGGTCTTGAAAGCTTGTGTGAAGAGG gtccTGACCCTGAGAATGAAGTGATGGGAGCTTTTACTGGCCGTAATGGCAAACCCGTAGATGCTCAATACGCTCGAGTGTCAAAAATTTCAGTGGACTCATTTGATACCTCGAGTACGTCATCTGAAGAGTACGAGAACACAAACACCGGCTCCGTCCTGGTCACACCTG AACTGGAACAGACTGGCAATAATCATCATTTATCTGAACAATCAAGACACCTTCGAAGTCAAG ctgatggcgaAGATGAGCCAGTTTACTCGCCTGTGAGTCCCGACCCAAACCCTTCAACTGATGACGACTACGATGATATTGACTGTTTACCTTAA
- the LOC121523236 gene encoding T-cell differentiation antigen CD6-like isoform X3, with the protein MNLKYILIIQLSCLCRGDPLIHRLTSKCHFTFMMSGNRRSDVVAFTADSMDTLVEQICQDLECGSVYRVTNSSSPANISCFDDCYYEDGRLKNCSQTFAENCTVISEAVCGHHVARLSGGSDRCAGRVELWRNGRWGTVCDDQWDLRDADVVCAQLGCGYAINVTGQGGLFSRGKGPVHLDELNCTGKEEHLWACPSAQEESDCGHKEDAGVVCSEMRAVRLTGGLDRCSGKVEVHRNGSWGTVCDNCWNSKLASIVCSMLQCGERPKQYSQFKPPLTHNKGTQWYYQCYSNDQSLWQCREINNRPFLCASSKASGVICEGSLGFPNATTASPVYPAVTTPATKVKPTASPRFSLLLIGLVCSIAVSLFLFVILVINTTLCCHYRRTNVILLQQTSTKPGLSSEHHYNNYQDSVNLVKVTANTANTANTDVPSNPRYFWTQLSSVDSTSVDTDYEQYEPNVEPSVPLSTFRNSQRYKTDVTSLMKPAGLESLCEEGPDPENEVMGAFTGRNGKPVDAQYARVSKISVDSFDTSSTSSEEYENTNTGSVLVTPELEQTGNNHHLSEQSRHLRSQADGEDEPVYSPVSPDPNPSTDDDYDDIDCLP; encoded by the exons ATGAATCTGAAATACATTTTGATCATCCAGCTGAGCTGTCTGTGTCGAG GTGACCCTCTCATTCACAGACTCACCAGTAAATGTCACTTCACATTCATGATGTCTGGAAACAGGAGAAGTGATGTGGTGGCTTTCACAGCAGACTCCATGGACACCTTAGTTGAACAGATCTGTCAGGATCTTGAGTGTGGCAGCGTCTATCGTGTGACTAACAGCAGCTCACCTGCTAACATCAGCTGCTTTGATGACTGTTATTACGAAGATGGCCGACTGAAAAACTGTTCACAGACTTTTGCAGAAAACTGCACAGTGATTTCTGAAGCTGTTTGTG GTCACCATGTCGCCCGGCTGTCAGGAGGGTCAGACCGCTGTGCTGGCCGGGTGGAGTTGTGGAGAAACGGCAGGTGGGGCACCGTTTGTGATGACCAGTGGGACCTGCGGGATGCTGACGTCGTCTGCGCCCAGTTGGGCTGCGGTTATGCTATAAATGTGACGGGACAGGGCGGCCTCTTCTCCCGAGGTAAAGGACCTGTCCACCTGGATGAGCTGAACTGTACGGGCAAAGAGGAACACCTGTGGGCCTGTCCGTCTGCACAGGAGGAATCCGACTGTGGACACAAAGAGGACGCTGGTGTCGTCTGCTCAG AGATGAGAGCGGTCAGACTCACTGGGGGTCTGGACCGCTGCTCTGGTAAAGTGGAGGTCCATCGTAACGGCAGCTGGGGAACAGTGTGTGATAACTGCTGGAATTCAAAGCTGGCCTCCATCGTCTGCTCCATGCTGCAGTGTGGGGAAAGACCAAAGCAGTACTCTCAGTTTAAACCTCCTCTCACTCACAACAAGGGGACACAATGGTACTATCAGTGTTATTCAAACGACCAGAGTCTGTGGCAGTGCAGGGAGATCAACAACAGACCTTTCCTGTGTGCTTCATCAAAGGCATCTGGTGTCATCTGTGAGG GTTCCCTCGGTTTTCCCAACGCAACCACGGCCAGCCCAGTTTATCCAGCTGTGACCACGCCAGCTACTa AAGTTAAGCCTACTGCCTCTCCTCGCTTCTCTCTCCTGTTGATTGGACTTGTGTGCTCCATCGCCGTGTCTCTGTTCCTCTTCGTGATTCTGGTCATAAACACGACGCTCTGCTGCCATTACAGAAGAACTAACG TGATACTGCTCCAGCAGACGAGCACCAAACCAGGATTGTCCTCTGAACATCACTACAACAACTACCAAGACTCTGTCAACCTCGTCAAGGTCACTGCTAAcacagctaacacagctaacacAGATG TGCCTTCAAACCCCAGGTATTTCTGGACCCAGCTTAGTAGTGTTGACAGCACGTCAGTAGATACAGACTATGAGCAGTATGAGCCAAACGTTGAGCCGTCTGTCCCTTTATCAACCTTTCGCA ACTCCCAGCGGTACAAAACAGATGTGACCTCTTTGATGAAGCCTGCAGGTCTTGAAAGCTTGTGTGAAGAGG gtccTGACCCTGAGAATGAAGTGATGGGAGCTTTTACTGGCCGTAATGGCAAACCCGTAGATGCTCAATACGCTCGAGTGTCAAAAATTTCAGTGGACTCATTTGATACCTCGAGTACGTCATCTGAAGAGTACGAGAACACAAACACCGGCTCCGTCCTGGTCACACCTG AACTGGAACAGACTGGCAATAATCATCATTTATCTGAACAATCAAGACACCTTCGAAGTCAAG ctgatggcgaAGATGAGCCAGTTTACTCGCCTGTGAGTCCCGACCCAAACCCTTCAACTGATGACGACTACGATGATATTGACTGTTTACCTTAA